aatatcgacAGCTCCGAGATGAATGGGTCGTGCGTACGTAGCCCCCGTCATTATGTAATTTTGTAATGATGATTATAATACTTTTGGGATATCAAGAACGAGCAGGTCCAGCTCTCACTGCGTATCACGTGTCATCGCTTTTCCTTCACTTTAGGCTTAaggctgtgtgcttagtgcgagttttttaacggtctcgatagcgtaaaagttaactctaatttgtatggagttggaacgtttgcctacgttttttttattgcttcgatgggtggacgaacttacagtgcgcctgttgttaagtggttaccggagcccatagatatctacaacgttaatgccgccacccaccttgagatatgagttctaaggtctcagtatagtcacaacggctgccccgcccttcaaaccgaaatgcattactgcttaacggcagaaataagcagggcggtggaccttcccgtgcggaaggtcctaccaccagtaaactcggACTAAGCACACGGGTCTTTGAATTTGTTAATTCGAATTAATAtacctattatatttttttcaagctCTAAAAgtgcatttttaaattttttagacaCTCCATAAATTTTAAgcatgaaatattaaaaaaaaaacataagcacAAATCAAACTTTAatggaaattttgtttttagcgTCATCTAGCGAATAATTGTAGAACTATCACAAACAATAATTACTGGTGTAATAAAATACCACTTAAtgtttttgttaacaattttttccccctatgctgatagccttgagaggctatttcagtgtctccttgacgtgtaggtgagctaacggggctcagaccggagtgttgctaacactggccctagcaagagcagtgcttcacagaacctaccaccgaatcggaaacgcgacccactgagaagatctggcgagaagctcagggggctgtgtctatgggttaatttactcgtcgggtCCTtcgcaccgttaatggatcgggaggatccgtaatgatgtgcttagggcgacgtcgactgtttaccattcggtccacaggattggttatgtaattaccggcggccacgacaagagggtttccATGTCGTgctgccttctcaaagtggctcaatgatgccgactgtaaatacttactgactgagtcgagcttcaggtcatcgtggagatccacgttcctcaggaaccatggtgctccgaggGCTattctgcaaaaacgggattgattgacttgaaggggtttcaggttggtgcgggccgcgtgagcgaacactacacttgcataggtcatgtgGGGTGTTAACATTTTAgcagttagcgtggtatggacctGTGATGCGTatagagaagatgcatgtgactaggagttGTATGGAagtggtagtgcaaggtagaaggggaagaggtcgaccgaagaaggtatggatggagtgtgtgaatgacgatatgagagagagagaggagtgagtgttgagatgacggctgatagaagagaatggaagagaaaaattagctgtgtcgAGCCCATtaagtgggataaggtgaacaaaaagagaagaagaagaggtaacaataatattaatccaAATACGTAGTTACAACGAATGTTTTAGTTggattcgtaatttttttttaattgcttaaatgggtggatgagctcacagcccacatggtgttgagtggttactggaagccatagacatctacgacgtaaatacgccacccaagttctaaggtctcaagtatagttacaacggctgccccacccttcaagccgaaacgcattgaaTGCCTCTAATTGACAACATTCATTCAATTTAGTTCGCCACGTTAGTGCAATCAATGTTCGTAGATAACTCGTAACGGAAGGAACTATCGCTTTCATTTTCAAACCATTGATTATAAGATAGAAAATCATCGTGAATCAATTTTAtggtgttataatttttttctacacCCGATCAAATCTTTAatctgatttatttattattgaccaTAAGCCTACAATTATAGAGAAGCAGTCGACTATTTGGGTTACTGGGTTAGGATAGTTTAGAAAACTTAGAAACGAGACGCAGGTTCCAATGTGTAACAACGACAAAGGTGATAGGTGAAGGTATAGGCTTACAATTAGTTATTAgtttaattgattaattaaactaataagCTATATAAgccttttttcatttatttttattgcccttgtaggcagacgagcatacggcccacctgatggtgagtggttaccgtcgcccatggacttcagcaatgccaggggcagagccaagccgctgcctaccgcaagccTCACTACATACTGCTTGTTATATCAACCACGAAGCAAACGTGTTAGTTTGAAAAACAATCTTAATGCACAAAGATCAAAACtccaaatatattatttagatttaacAACTGAGATAGATGTTATCTTTTGTCTTTATCTTATTAGGGATTACGATAATATGGCATGTTAGATTCGTATTTAATTCTAAAAATTGCATTACTCGATAAGATCACAACATCTCACCCATTAGTCTACTAAGCCAGGGAGCAAGGCTTGGGCAGCGtagctaaaaaaaaaagcgtaatttTGATTTTAGAAACATTAATCATGCAGGCACAGTAGGCAcagtctttactggtggtaggacctcttgtgagtccgcgcgggtaggtaccaccctgcttatttctaccgagaagcagtaatgcgtttcggtttgaagggtggagcagccgatgtaactatacttgaggcctcagaacttatatctcaaagtgggtggcgcatttacgtcgtagatgtctatgggctccagtaaccacttaacagcagttgggctgtgagctcttccacccatctaagcaataaaaaaaataataaaaaataaacagatgTTAAGTGATGATCGAATCTCTTGGGGCCTAAAAAAAACTGATCGATCTTTTGAAATGATAAGCACAAACACACAGTATGAACGGAAATCAGTGATTTAACTTCTATTTAAACGAATCATTTATAAACTTTGGCCTTTTAGAAAGTGGAAATCATTAAGAATACCGCGATCCGAACTTGAAAGCTGCGACAGTATGAAAATGAAAGTAACGCTACATACATATGCGTGGTGTGTACGCAGAAATGTCGTGGTAACGATgagtctataaaaaaaataaccataACAAGATTAagcgtttttattgcttacgatattaactaaaaaaaattaatcgtaTCGTGTCGTACCTTGTTAATACTATTAGGTgccccatagatacagcccactgagtttctcgctggagtttcttagtgggtcgcaatttttttttattgtttagatgggtggacgagctcacagcccacctggtgttaagtggttactggagcccatagacatccacaatgtaaatgcgccatccaccttgagatataagttctaaggtctcagtatagttacaacggctgcccacccttcaaaccgaaacgcattactgcccggcagaaataggcagggtggcagacccacccgcgcggacacacaagaggtcctaccaccagtaattacgcaaattacaattttgagggtttcatttttattacatgatgttattccttcaccgtggaagtcaatcgtgaacatttgttgagtacgtatttcattagaaaaattggtaaccgcctgagattcgaacattggTGCATCacttaacacgaatgcatccgacgtcttatccgttaggccgcgacgacttcaaactcgTTACTCGCCAAACCCTTCgttgcaagtgacgggttcgacgagaacggtgaccggtgcttgaagtacctaaaagcaccgttactggatcgggaggatccgaaatgacgtgtttagggcgacgtcaactATTTACTATTCGATCCACAGGATctggtatgtaatttccggcagccacgacaagagggttttcgtctgttgccgccttctcaaagtggcgcactgatgccgactgaATATACTTACTGATGAAATCAAACTTCAAGTTATCAttgagatccacgttcctcatgAACCACGGTgctcagggacgtcttaaactaggatggggcccttgggcacacaagaatttgaggcccatttggaaagtaaaaaaagcgaattataataacattattttactgAATATGACCATTTCttatcaaatacagtatgatataatatgtcattaatgatattagaatgctgctggtttttttgttacgttttcgataacggtttctttcgggatttcggTTGagaaaatcttctattatatgcatagtatatgccttctAAATACCATCTGACTActgatttatgaaaaaaatggaatgtgcccgacaaaaatgttttgagaataaacgtgtgagagaagttgtcggtctttcggggccccctgagaatggggccctgggcacgggccccgtgtgcccttatggtaaagatgGTATTGACGGTGCTCCGACGCCTATCCTgcaaaacgggattgaatgactttaaGGGGTTACAAATTAGTGCCGGCCGCGTGagtgaacactacacttgcataagtcatgaccgggcgtatgcaagttttgtagagggccaccttattacgaagggacaatttatttCGTTTGAAAATCATCGGATAGAGTATCAATACGACAAATCGTGtcgttgtttataaaaaatattttaacggtCCCGTCACACGTCGGGCTTTCGATACCGATCGATTAATGCTCACCTTCTCTTTCTTCGCCGCACAAAAATCTCGACTCATCTCGCTTCAAAGTCGATTTATGACGACGCTCAAATTAAAAATCGATAATTGACTTTCTACGTCAGCTTTAAGGTGTAAATTGCGTTGCAAAGCAATTAAGTACTACGATCTTGAGATGTTATGTACGAgatgtattgtaaaataaacaaagctaagaggtttttttttacgtattacGTAATCTTTTTTCGCGGAaaataagattttaatgtttcatTAAGCTCAAGCGGCTTTGTTATAGTCTCTCCTGAAACAATTCATGTGATATAAtcgctgtatcataaaaaaaattgaaataaaaagaatGAATAAAATTTGAACTTCTGCAAAGAGTTCCACACCAGGCCAGTTTATATCACGGATAATCAAACAACTTcacaatagtacattgtgcaccaagggagaaaagttggacatttgctcccgcgtgtaaaattgccacCCTCTTCTCCTACCGTAAACTACCCGtactcttaaaaaaaacaatttaaccgtaatttttttttatataaactactactaattgaataagaactgtctgatgaactcatctttgtttaatactacactattaaattttattgccttttgtttatttcactttttacactaaacacaatattgcaaattacccgagcacaacaatggcggagaattttaggtgcgtgagagcagatgGAGATACTAACACGCATGtgcacttgtacccagggaagaaaagttagactttattccctgtacagcgggaggaaaaccgaactttcggcgtaggtaggagaaaaaatcattttactGAAGTAAAGCCATAGAGTTGAGTTGGCACCTTAATTCAAAACAACCTTCAAGTTTACTACAACCCGTAGGTagttatttatatacaaaatcataaaaaaaaattattgccgttgtaggcagacgagcatacggcccatctgatggtgagtggttaccgtcgcccatggactttagcaggggcagagccaagccgctgtctaccgcttaccGCTAAATCAAGCAAATCTTAAAAACCTTAGAACCTAGAAACCTTAgaatctgtgaataaagaagtatttagtctttgacaatagaaccataattatgttcaaacttataattacaattaattatagtcgaatcacgacgactgcgggaccactagtcttaCATAAATTGTCTAAAAcgaaaattactggtggtaggacctcttgtgagtccgcgcgggtaggtaccactgccctgcctatttctgccgtgaagcagtaatgcgtttcggtctgaagggtagggcagccgttgtaactatactgagatcttaaaacttatatctcaaggtgggtggcgtatttacgtcgtagatgtctatgggctccagtaaccacttaacaccaggtgggctgtgagctcgtccatccatctaagcaataaaaaaacatcatgGCATAGAAATCATTTTAAGAGAGCTTAAAAATCTTTCTGATGTTTAGTGATTACGAGAGATTGAAATCCATCATGTAATCCATTCAACAGTCTTctttttgtctccaccttacTGCACAAggcggggtcggcacagcgaattttttaaTCCATGTTCTTCTATCAGGCGTCACTCAACACTCATTCCTCTctgtctcatatcgtcattcacacactccatccatgtcttcttcaatcgacctcttccccttctaccttgcaTTTCCATACATTTTCTAGTCACATGAATCTCTTCTCTATGCATCATATGTCCATACGCGGcaacctgggcctcgaatcaatccggaaatacatgaagtcagcgtcggaacagtACTTCGATAAGCTGCGCCATGCGTCATGATGATCgctttatcgttgccgccgctgactactccccgaatcctgatcacgcaggagccagtcaccgtcgacgccctaaacacgtccttacggatccatcagatccaataacctttgcattagatgtcttcagctctaacacaaGAGCAGGCTTAagaactccggtaaccgtactcgtcgaactcgacaaagaggtcgacgtacaACCTGACCCATGCAttaacccgctgagtttctcgtgggatcttctcagcgggtcgcgattccgctcctgtagtagattcattcgcgaagcaattgctcttgagttgttaggtctccttcagaggcgctcggcagttgttagcaaatcccacccctcctggctgagtttttgctcacccacctatcctggtgaaactgaaaaggcctccgggccaccagtaatctatcaatcataaaacaaaatgtCCACACCACGCTAACAGTCGTAGTTAACTGTCGATTAATCCAGTCAACAGTCTTCGTCCTAAATAACGCTTATATTTCCGAGATTGCTCCTTAAGCCAGACTCGTGGTACCAATGCGAGCAAGTTGACAACTGGCTCTACCGTCAGCAAGCTTGGAACTTGTTTACGATTCGAATCCGTGATAGCGACCTTTAGTCGCGTTTCATTGGGGCTTAGGTTATTTTCTAAAGTCTAGTTCGAACGTGTATCTTGGTTTTCTAAAGTAAGCTCGAAGACTAGGGTACTACGGATGCGTATGGATATTTTGGTATAGTATTCTACACGGGTAGATAAAAGATGTGTGATTTCGTGGGacacattataaaaatattaattttaagttctattcgaggtataaagaaaataaaactggaggcttcgcaacaacccacggtcattcggtaacgtgcgaacttattgtggtacacttcattcactgTTGTTTGCACAAGAggtagtgtattgcgcaaataaACGTCTctaagatcgtggtcaatgaatgataaaaaaatatgtcattttttgtacgttattacaaagttaagtagtATTTTTGTCAAcagtcaattttattatttgctgCGGTGGAAGGTACTTACTGAAGTCCGACCAACCAGTGATTCCACaagttatattatatttgttacGAGTTTGAAAATGGTACCTAATTCATTCGTGAAAACCCgttaagtaggtatttcattagaaagattggttcccgcctgcgggattcgaacaccggtgcattgctagatacgaatgcaccgggcgtcttatcctttaggccacgacgaccttatcataataataattattagaatAAGTATTATTTCCCTTATTCAAGTTATcctttttttaatatgcttttattagcttcagacgtatgtatgttagtatgtaacggaatctttaaacatgattttgacccccttcaaacttcggattaactcgaaatttggtatacttactaaagaccgatgacaattcaatatttaaaaaaaaaatgaaaatttttaaattcaattcaaaatgaaaaataaataatagtttaaaaaaacctaacaaaatacgcttttatagaaaatctaactaaaaaatagaaaataaattttaataaatttgaattaaaaatagtgtaagaaaaaaagattttattgtaaaaaagcgtggggtgcatggtatcagtagttataaatattttacgaacaCATATGAGTAGAtgggttattttaataatatcttgaaaagcaccccacgcttttttacaataaaataattttttgttatactacatatttttaattcaaatttattaaaatttattttatatttttttgttggattttctataacagcgtattttgttagtttttttgaaatattatttattatgtttgctCCTTCAGATCGGTGAACGAATCCACTCAATGATATGTTTATCTGAGTCCACGGGTGCTTGAGTCAGGAGTCGCAATCCTGCAACAGTTGTCCTGCGCTTCTAAcaggaacgcattactgcttcgtctGTGTTATTCCTGGTAGTAGGACGCGTTGTGAatctgcacgggtagataccaccatcctgcctatttctgccgtgggaggcggtgtttacgttgtagatgtctatgggtctcggtgaccacttaacaccaggtgggccgtgagctcgtccacctatcgaaagcaataaaaaacagttttagTTCTACGTTACTGCTTCCTTAGAGAATAGTCGTTGGAATTAAAAACCGGTATTACCACAGCGCTCGATACGATATAGAGGTCGTATTATAGACGACTTGAATATATTTTTGCGACATCCAAAGGgatttgatattaaatttttatttgtaaaactgGTGAAATTATAATGGTCAACTCTCTCCGTGGAGATCAAGGTCAATGAcatctataaatatttaatattattcatatttaatattcaGATATTGGAAACGAACATTAGAATTAGGGCCGCGATCTTACTTTTATATTCGCGATGCTGAATGTGCTAATTCTTCTCATCTGATActtatcgtgaagcagtaatgcgtttcggtttgaagggtggggcagccgttgtaactatactgagacccttagaacttatatctcaaggtgggtggagcatttacgttgtagatgtctatgggctccagtaaccacttaacaccaggtgggctgtgagctcgttcacccttctaagcaataaaaaaaaagagttttctaTGATAGTCATGTCTGATATGGAAAGTGCTCTGGGGAATTGTTTGAGGTGATCCTTCCATCTCTTTTCTTCCTCCATTACACCTCCtaccatcggagcagagttcatccatattatctagaACCGCTGTCTTTATCTACATTTCTTGGACTTGGACTTTATCAGGACATGGTCGTGCCCATAACATTACTGACGTCTATGTgtgacggtaatcacttaccatcagatgggccgtgaaggCAACAAAAAATCAGTGGCTATTATGATTTTGCGTATGTGGTGTCGGTATCTCGTCTCTTCCCGTGGTTGTTGAAAGAGTCCAGGGTATTCTCCGGCGATTGAGTGGCAACGTCCTCTGAGTATTATACCAGAATTATGTGGTCGCCAATCCGTTTCAACGACTCGAAGGATCAGGTCTCATTCAGGATCATTCTCCTGTTGTCAGAACTAATAATAAGTTGGTATTAAAtggtagtaaatgtgtaatattTGGGTATTAAATGGTAGTAAATTGGtagtatcatcatcattatcctgccctgctcccagtcacctggggtcggcgcaacatgtttgctccttccatactcttctatcatatatcatttcttcgctcactcccctcctacccatatcgtctttcacacaatccatccatttcttcttaggtctacctcttcctctaaatccttccacattcatatataacactctcttaacaacctagtagtaaatgtgtaataatgtaaggtcttcatgtaatgttatatatagtttttttttgttttttttttttatataatgaaccgcTTTATTCAATGtatgcagtcggtacctgtaattgtgttagcatttagtgtgaaatcaattTATATCATACCTGTAACGTTCTGTCTTGATGTATTGCgtgttggtacccaataaattaataaaaataaaataatacaaatatgaattaaaaacaaGTAATTACACACATATAACCATACATAAATCAAACATGGCTGCAATCAAACCCGGACTCTGTGTTACAGTAGACAAGGTCACTTATCATCTAACCATTGAAGCGTTCAAATGATGTTTAATAACACGACAATTACGTTCAGAATTATCCATGTCTTGTGAGAgtgaacaatgtttttttttctccgtcAACTTAATTCTAACTTGAAATATAACTCAAACACATATTTTCCTATTAAAGACAACGAATATTTTTACctaaaaataatttctatttagcatattttttttaggtataCAATAAAAACGGTCAGTGAAATCATTTAGATAGAGGGGAGAAAGATTTATAAAACCGGCCACGCGAGATGAAATGCGGTCCAATCTCACACAGCCTCTCGTTGGTTTAATATCTAGAACATTATAGGAAACATGAAGTTTTATATATTGATCGCGCTGTTCGCTTTAGCGTGTGCTGAACGAGATAGCACCTTGGAAACGGCCATTAGCTTCGTCCAGGACTGCAATGAGGACTACTTTTTATGTGTCAAGGTAACGTGTTTTAGATaagatagaatatttttttttccaataactATTCGGCCTGATACTGATCGATGGAGCCCGAAGTCACCAACGAATTCAATTGCGTTCAGTTACAATTGCGAGTTCATTCAATTAGCCGTTCTCGTATTGAGATATCTCGTTAAGAGGTGTGACAAGATGcgatgtttttattgaaattgacCGGGCCCGATCATAAATACGAGAGAGCTAAACAAAATAACGCTAATgtggacctttttttttattttatttttattgctagatgggtggacgagctcacagcccacctagtgttaagtggttactgcagcccatagaaatttacgacgtaaatgcgccacccaccttgagatataagttctaaggtctcaagtatagttacaacggctgccccacccttcaaaccgaaacgcattactgcttcacggcagaaataggcggggcggtggtacctcccgcgcgaactcacaagaggccctaccaccagtaaaaggcattgtaaggttatttttatattttcttcttttccaGGAGAAACTCCTTCGTATTGTGGAAAATGCTAGAACGTCGAGGAGCGTCAATCTTGTCGATGGTGTCTTTATCAAGGGTGAACCCGGGAAGCCATCAACGGAGCCTCTCCCCGCCGACCCTGAGGCCAGAGACGCAGAGGTCAACTACAGACTCCTGGACGGAGTGGTCAACCTCTTCGAAACTCACTCCATCGAGGTCAAAATGAATCCTGCTGAGAAGGAAGAACTTCAGAGGTCACTTGAAGAAGgtattgtttacttttttttttattgcttagctgggtggacgagctcacagtccacctggtgttaagtggttactggagcccatagacatttacaacgtaaatgcgcctcccaccttgagatataagttgtaagatctcagtatagttacaacggctgccccgcctttcaagccaaaaagcattactgcttcacggcagaaataggcgcggtggtggtacctacccgtgcggacttacatgaggtcctaccaccatttggTTTTATTGGCTTCGTTGAGAGGACGTACTCATGACTTGTTGGCTAAGAGGCTGCTTAGTAATTagcttaataaattgaaaatatgggAAGTATTAAACATAGAATTCTTATTACTGCAGATAGGAAGTAGTGAATGACTCTACAATATTATTAAGCACGTCGACTTAACTACATGTAAAAAGCATTTATACATCTTTACGCAAAGAAAAGGTCTCTTTAAATGGGCATGCGCTATTGTTTACTGGACCAATGCTTGAATCTTCCGAATTGGGATTATTGATTTTCAATGAAATTGTCATTAATGCGATTCAGACTTTTTCGAATTTCCTTTATTCGATAATAGAGACAGCCGCAGTATTCTAAAAAGTTACTAATCGCTTTTATAGCAAGAAAAAAAGAGAAAGAACAcggtttttaatgaattttttttattgcttagatgtgtggacgagctcacagcccacctggtgttaagtggttactggagcccatatacatctacaacgtaaatgcgccaccctccttgagatataagttctaaggtctcagtatagtaaatTCGTATGCGCTTATTAATGGCAGACTTAAAACCTGACGTCACAGTTTAAGTTCAAATTAACGGCTCTCATACGCTGCCGTAAACTTAGTTTTCATTGTTACGTGAACCGGacacaagaagaagaagacgaaaAAGAACCGCTAGAGCTCGACATATAAAAACCGGAATGTCTTTAACAAGATATTTCCTTGGTCCAAGTATCGAAACCTGTgtttttgatgggtggacgagctcacagcccacctggtgttaaatggttattgaagcccatagacatctacgacgtaaatgcgccacccaccttgagatataagttctaaggtgtcagtatagttacagttacaactgctgccccacccttcaaaccgaaacgcattactgcttcacgacagaaataggcagggcggtggtacctacccgtgcggactcacaagaggtcctaccaccagtaattacgcaaattataattttgcgggtttgacttttattacacgatgttattccttcaccgtggaagtcaatcgtaagcatttgttaagtacgtatttcattagaataatatcttaaaatcaTATCTTAGTGACATCGTATATTTTTAGGTAAAGCGTCATAAGAGAAATCCAATAATTCCAAACTCGATTACTTTGCTGGTAACTATGTCAGGATTCCATTACAACCTTCTACCTTCTTCATCAGAACACCTCGTTGGGACCATAAGCTTTATTACAAACATTAACTCTGCCAAGTTACATATCAATACGTAGTTTGTTTACGTTATCAATTCTAAACCAGTCGAGCTTTTAAAAGCTTTCAATAACGTTCTCTACAAATGATATATGCTACtgcatttattttcattaccgtttttttggtttttaagataattttattcaaaataatatgtagtttgcaataagaaaaaaacttgTATTAGTTAATCTTAAAAGTTTGTCTTCACTTTTATCTTATCAACGtaccaaaaaaaacataagaaaaCCAGCCAAAAACTAACGGGATCTTGACAAAAAGCTTAGTTAAAATcatgagaaataatattatttcgataaataatttaataaatgtaaagtAATAGACTAAATACCCAATATTCTTAACATTTGAGTCAATAATTCTGACTGCTCACCTATTGTTACTGTATTTCTCAATTAtccaaaaattcaaaaataatataacgtCATTTaacttaacataaaaaaatatttgtataatttcacaaaatttatacaaaactttcaCGCCACATTCTTGTTTTAACAAAACCAGTTCAGCAAAACCACTTTCGAGTTAATATAATGTTTGTGGAGTATAGACCAGGGCAAACTCTCACTTATTAAAATTCCAATCAATAAACTGATCAGAAGA
The sequence above is drawn from the Bombyx mori chromosome 26, ASM3026992v2 genome and encodes:
- the LOC101740865 gene encoding uncharacterized protein LOC101740865 yields the protein MKFYILIALFALACAERDSTLETAISFVQDCNEDYFLCVKEKLLRIVENARTSRSVNLVDGVFIKGEPGKPSTEPLPADPEARDAEVNYRLLDGVVNLFETHSIEVKMNPAEKEELQRSLEEGRGKKKGGGAMGIIGLLAAKILFGKLFIVKLLALKALATAKIALVLAVILFVAWCLKQDHTKTTYEVVPHALHHESHHPHVEHVAHDAGHGGFSGYGSDWSKNSEDAQNLAYSGYTQKH